A single Neospora caninum Liverpool complete genome, chromosome VIIb DNA region contains:
- a CDS encoding putative transcription factor btf3, whose amino-acid sequence MQAPCTADDIGDCLFSISAESVGRIEDALRSPTTSARLSEDSSRGCGQSARGFASCFSERQTVGCYSWIARDDEHTVASPGLPPVVSRAASVTQGQALKGRVIKKSSKLEFCDENAYHDPQHPVEQLVCSVDACQRRWATQGRVSAPCACVRVLREQQKAWADGPVPSVHRRCSLKRDEPSLGDGRTQATATATPRDETAVETGLCLGQFDFITDRTNLRVLLRFLYPGVTRYSREASVDLDVYGNVCVLTRISAETRAPDVGYGHSFEHCCCETQTVSLGEKGAVKDDTYEIVDLSSFHLVQAFTLCDAVRVLVRSEVDACCHPAARAAPDCPEKFQENRFFGRCGARVANPEYTPMAQQGPTLYLSRQEPANLTPFETALLAREEWLLMELKSVSERYVSNIPWLDIYFQMRLGDIHRLLVASHTQGKIGRVELLTLTSVAEKAFRQTPHRRNVTNRAPIQGDRRSPWTSDDSRNTACSRVEPECAAEVVYWSRLTSLLLQLKQLALNQRGDDGKAFLRIQVTEEPTFHVYRRKQGRPRVSADIGSAIMKCSLAQRVYDSKPSGYTSSQ is encoded by the coding sequence ATGCAGGCGCCCTGCACGGCGGACGACATAGGAGACTGCTTGTTCTCGATCTCTGCTGAGAGCGTTGGACGCATCGAGGACGCTCTGCGTTCGCCGACAACTTCGGCTCGGTTGTCTGAAGACTCGTCCCGCGGATGCGGACAGTCTGCAAGGGGCTTCGCGTCATGCTTCAGTGAAAGACAGACAGTGGGATGTTACTCGTGGATTGCGCGCGACGATGAGCACACGGTTGCGTCGCCGGGGCTGCCGCCCGTTGTGTCTCGGGCAGCAAGCGTGACACAGGGCCAGGCGCTGAAGGGGAGGGTGATTAAAAAGAGCAGCAAACTGGAGTTTTGTGACGAAAACGCGTACCACGATCCCCAACATCCTGTCGAGCAGCTCGTGTGCTCTGTCGACGCCTGCCAACGTCGGTGGGCGACGCAGGGGCGAGTCTCGGCGCCGTGCGCATGCGTTCGTGTCCTACGGGAACAGCAGAAGGCCTGGGCAGATGGTCCAGTGCCTTCTGTGCACCGAAGATGCAGCCTCAAGCGAGACGAGCCGTCACTTGGAGACGGACGGACGCAGGCCACAGCCACTGCGACGCCCCGTGATGAAACAGCCGTGGAAACCGGCCTTTGCTTGGGTCAGTTCGATTTCATAACGGACCGGACGAATTTAAGGGTactgcttcgtttcctttaTCCAGGCGTCACACGCTACTCTCGAGAGGCTTCAGTAGATCTCGATGTGTATGGGAACGTTTGCGTGCTGACGCGCATTTcagcagagacacgagcCCCTGATGTCGGCTACGGGCACAGTTTCGAACACTGCTGTTGTGAAACGCAGACGGTTTCgctgggagagaagggcgctGTGAAAGACGACACCTACGAGATCGTCGACCTCTCATCTTTCCACTTGGTTCAGGCCTTCACTCTCTGTGACGCCGTTCGCGTCCTTGTCCGAAGCGAGGTAGACGCGTGTTGCCACCCCGCTGCGCGAGCGGCGCCTGATTGCCCAGAAAAGTTCCAAGAAAATCGGTTCTTTGGACGTTGCGGTGCGCGCGTCGCCAATCCAGAGTACACTCCAATGGCTCAGCAAGGTCCCACGCTGTATTTGTCTCGGCAAGAACCGGCGAATCTCACGCCGTTTGAAACGGCCCTCCTGGCTCGAGAGGAGTGGCTGCTTATGGAACTAAAGAGTGTGTCAGAAAGATATGTTAGCAACATTCCGTGGTTGGACATTTATTTCCAGATGCGGCTCGGCGACATCCATAGGCTTCTTGTCGCGAGTCACACACAGGGAAAGATCGGGAGAGTTGAACTCCTAACACTTACCTCAGTAGCGGAAAAGGCTTTCCGGCAGACGCCGCACAGGAGGAACGTGACGAATCGTGCCCCCATACAGGGAGATCGCCGGTCTCCATGGACAAGTGATGATTCGAGAAATACTGCCTGTTCACGAGTGGAACCGGAGTGTGCTGCGGAGGTTGTCTATTGGTCGAGGCTGACGTCGCTGTTGTTGCAATTGAAACAGCTGGCCCTAAATCAGAGGGGCGACGACGGCAAGGCGTTTCTGAGAATTCAAGTAACCGAAGAACCTACGTTCCATGTATACCGGCGAAAACAGGGCCGACCTCGCGTATCCGCCGATATTGGTTCGGCTATCATGAAATGCTCGTTGGCGCAGAGGGTGTACGATTCCAAACCCAGTGGTTACACCTCTTCGCAGTGA